In one window of Branchiostoma lanceolatum isolate klBraLanc5 chromosome 15, klBraLanc5.hap2, whole genome shotgun sequence DNA:
- the LOC136421119 gene encoding tyrosine-protein kinase receptor Tie-1-like: MQSVVSMMAPIRWRHNDVIITMATGLSLPISGVSTLDEGIYECYYEGTRTSTTADQGIMRLIVRRCPANLWGSSCQDKCPGCYNGGVCDPDSGECVCPPGFTGGNCDEACPVGVFGQGCDRECAEPNCTGRLLCLPDPYGCSCISGYQGPACDQECTLGTFGAGCTEQCNCRDDVPCDRTTGFCVVGCPPGWEGNSCQKACDDGKYGDRCEEECFCVEPCDKITGICGSACLPGWRGVTCGQPCPPGRFGPNCMSFCRCLDGEACDAVNGTCPNGCRAGWEGEGCQDACAPGEWGSGCEGRCYCQDNGNHCNLATGPTPDCQCDDYHFGEDCMEERVAPFITDITNVAVNPGEATFLSCSAAGSPLPTADDIVLRDQNGQVYPRFAGFPGGNYTTNSFRIPSTDQDTEYYCVATTTSGSTFQRVEFTFYELPRLTNPPVIQPINIHPTLVLVDWAAWNETIDVGEGPIRSYQLHFKKSEDDDWLPYGDETPSDQSKASYRQMVMRLDFSTQYGFSVQTFREGNNGGGPLGPVLTVETKCMAPTEPPRDIRFSITEARQTTVSWQLPPSATIRCKDVLSFQLLYKMSGDEQFTTAEVNGTEREEVLSGLQPYTSYNVKLSLVNSVGTSPFSNVFTVRTEEDVPGPVSNLTTDQITSDSVQITWSAPVNTNGRILAHLLNYRLLSDSQCPGTKEVITNSKTLPSRTTYILDGLQPYSTYEISLSARTIVGPGPMVSRSVTTLTTAPSGPPTNVTIDEVLITSILVSWLPPPCPESNGVIIQYGVSVVPLDTGNEKEVPDAMTRNTRMSISGLRPSAWCGVRVRAYTDVGPGPYSPKVNITTLTMNCSKGTFGVFCELTCHCLGGEACDRFNGSCSAGCAAGWTGADCQEDNCLISHL; encoded by the exons GATGTTACAATGGCGGCGTGTGTGACCCTGACTCAGGAGAGTGCGTCTGTCCTCCAGGCTTCACAGGCGGCAACTGTGACGAGG CTTGTCCGGTTGGAGTTTTCGGGCAGGGGTGTGACCGGGAGTGCGCAGAACCGAACTGCACAGGTCGACTGCTGTGTCTGCCCGATCCTTACGGCTGCTCGTGTATTTCCGGGTATCAAGGACCCGCCTGCGACCAAG AGTGCACGCTGGGCACGTTCGGTGCGGGGTGCACGGAGCAATGTAACTGTCGCGATGACGTACCCTGTGACAGGACCACCGGATTCTGCGTCGTAGGCTGTCCGCCGGGATGGGAGGGCAACTCTTGCCAGAAAG CATGTGACGACGGCAAGTACGGGGACAGGTGTGAAGAAGAGTGTTTTTGCGTCGAACCGTGCGACAAGATCACGGGCATCTGCGGCTCCGCCTGTTTACCCGGATGGAGAGGGGTCACCTGCGGGCAAC ctTGTCCCCCTGGCAGATTTGGACCGAACTGTATGTCGTTCTGCCGTTGCTTGGATGGTGAAGCTTGCGATGCTGTGAACGGGACGTGTCCAAATGGATGCAGAGCGGGATGGGAAGGAGAGGGGTGTCAAGACG cCTGCGCACCAGGCGAGTGGGGCTCCGGATGCGAGGGTAGATGCTACTGTCAAGACAACGGCAATCACTGTAACCTAGCAACAGGACCAACGCCCGACTGCCAGTGTGACGACTATCACTTTGGTGAAGACTGTATGGAAGAAA GAGTGGCACCTTTTATAACCGACATTACAAACGTGGCGGTGAACCCGGGGGAGGCGACGTTCCTGAGCTGTTCGGCGGCGGGAAGCCCGCTCCCTACCGCGGACGACATCGTCTTGCGGGACCAAAACGGACAA GTGTATCCTCGCTTCGCCGGTTTTCCCGGAGGAAACTACACCACAAATTCATTCCGGATCCCTTCAACGGATCAGGACACGGAATACTACTGCGTAGCAACCACAACATCCGGCTCGACGTTCCAAAGGGTGGAGTTTACCTTCTACG AACTACCCAGGTTAACTAATCCGCCTGTGATTCAACCAATCAACATCCACCCTACGCTCGTCCTCGTCGACTGGGCAGCTTGGAATGAGACCATAGACGTTGGTGAAGGACCAATCAGGTCGTACCAACTTCATTTTAAAAAGTCCGAAGACGATGATTGGCTGCCATACGGTGACGAGACTCCATCGGACCAATCAAAAGCGTCGTACAGACAAATGGTGATGAGGCTGGACTTCTCGACGCAGTACGGTTTTAGTGTGCAGACGTTCCGCGAGGGCAATAATGGCGGCGGTCCTTTGGGACCAGTTCTTACCGTCGAGACCAAGTGCATGG CGCCGACAGAGCCTCCACGGGATATCCGGTTCAGCATTACTGAAGCACGACAAACTACCGTATCATGGCAG CTCCCCCCATCCGCTACCATCCGCTGTAAGGACGTTCTAAGCTTCCAACTGCTGTACAAAATGTCCGGAGACGAACAGTTCACCACAGCAGAGGTGAACGGCACGGAGCGAGAGGAAGTTCTGAGCGGTCTACAGCCCTACACAAGCTATAACGTCAAGCTGTCGCTTGTCAACTCGGTTGGCACTAGCCCTTTCAGTAACGTGTTTACAGTGAGGACAGAAGAAGATG tCCCCGGTCCAGTATCAAACCTCACCACCGACCAGATTACGTCAGACTCTGTTCAGATCACGTGGTCTGCGCCGGTAAACACGAACGGGAGAATACTCGCGCACCTGCTGAACTATCGTCTGCTGTCCGACAGCCAGTGTCCCGGTACTAAGGAGGTCATAACGAACTCAAAG ACATTGCCCAGCCGGACAACGTACATACTTGACGGGCTGCAGCCGTACTCAACATACGAGATCTCGCTGAGTGCACGAACTATCGTCGGCCCGGGCCCTATGGTGTCCAGGAGTGTTACCACGCTAACAACAG CACCAAGCGGTCCCCCAACCAACGTCACAATCGACGAGGTCCTCATCACTAGTATCCTGGTTTCCTGGTTACCACCTCCCTGCCCTGAGTCCAACGGCGTCATCATCCAATATGGCGTCTCTGTGGTACCGTTGGACACTGGGAACGAGAAGGAAGTCCCGGATGCGATGACGAGGAACACGCGGATGAGTATCTCGGGCCTGAGGCCCAGTGCGTGGTGTGGTGTGAGAGTCAGGGCGTACACAGACGTCGGGCCTGGCCCATACAGCCCTAAGGTTAACATCACCACCCTAACAATGA ACTGCAGCAAGGGTACCTTCGGCGTTTTCTGTGAGTTGACGTGCCACTGCCTCGGCGGGGAAGCGTGCGACCGGTTCAACGGCTCCTGCTCGGCGGGATGCGCGGCTGGGTGGACCGGGGCCGACTGCCaagaag ACAATTGTCTTATCAGCCACCTGTAA